The Glycine soja cultivar W05 chromosome 6, ASM419377v2, whole genome shotgun sequence genome has a window encoding:
- the LOC114416732 gene encoding 1-acyl-sn-glycerol-3-phosphate acyltransferase 1, chloroplastic-like isoform X2, translated as MEVTPLSSPSPIHRLHLRHKEARFLAVPSTLLCTRRGTTTYVHPILRTSHNSPPCSLQAISKKHENVSWLSVSPKLHVQNKFPRDVVVRSELTAAGSAGDGYLLPELKLESKVRGVCFYVVTAFSAIFLFMLMLVGHPSVLLFDRYRRMFHHFVAKVWAALTVAPFYKIEFEGLENLPPPDTPAVYVSNHQSFLDIYTLLTLGRSFKFISKTGIFLFPIIGWAMFLLGVIPLKRMDSRSQLDCLKRCMDLIKKGASVFFFPEGTRSKDGKLGTFKKGAFSVAAKTNAPVVPISLIGTGQIMPAGKEGIVNLGSVKVVIHKPIVGKDPDMLCKEARKTIASVLTQS; from the exons ATGGAAGTTACTCCTCTCTCTTCCCCTTCTCCAATCCATCGTCTCCATCTCC GTCACAAAGAAGCGAGATTCTTGGCGGTGCCTTCTACCCTC TTGTGTACTCGTAGAGGAACAACAACTTATGTACACCCAATTTTGAGGACTTCACATAACT CTCCTCCATGTAGCTTGCAAGCAATCTCCAAGAAGCATGAAAATGTGTCGTGGTTATCTGTTAGTCCTAAATTGCATGTTCAGAATAAATTCCCGAGAGATGTAGTTGTAAGATCTGAACTTACTGCTGCTGGGTCTGCTGGAGATGGCTATTTGCTACCTG AGCTGAAATTGGAATCTAAAGTCAGGGgagtttgtttttatgttgTCACTGCCTTTTCtgccatatttctttttatgcTGATGCTGGTTGGGCATCCATCAGTGCTCCTGTTTGATCGCTACAGAAGAATGTTCCATCATTTTGTTGCCAAAGTATGGGCTGCACTGACTGTAGCGCCATTTTACAAAATTGAATTTGAGGGATTGGAGAATCTGCCACCTCCAGATACTCCTGCTGTGTATGTTTCGAATCATCAGAGTTTTCTAGACATATATACTCTTCTTACTTTAGGAAGAAGCTTTAAGTTCATAAGCAAGACTGGGATATTCCTCTTTCCAATAATTGGGTGGGCAATGTTTCTTTTGGGTGTCATCCCTTTGAAGCGCATGGACAGCCGAAGCCAGCTG GACTGTCTTAAACGATGCATGGATCTTATCAAGAAAGGAGcctctgtttttttctttccagaGGGAACACGCAGTAAAGATGGAAAGCTAGGCACATTCAAG AAGGGTGCTTTCAGTGTTGCTGCAAAGACAAATGCACCAGTTGTACCAATTTCCCTTATTGGAACTGGTCAAATCATGCCTGCAGGAAAGGAGGGTATAGTGAACCTAGGTTCTGTGAAAGTGGTTATTCATAAACCTATTGTTGGAAAGGATCCTGATATGTTATGCAAAGAAGCTAGGAAGACAATAGCAAGTGTGCTGACTCAGAGCTGA
- the LOC114416732 gene encoding 1-acyl-sn-glycerol-3-phosphate acyltransferase 1, chloroplastic-like isoform X1, with protein MEVTPLSSPSPIHRLHLRHKEARFLAVPSTLLCTRRGTTTYVHPILRTSHNCQSPPCSLQAISKKHENVSWLSVSPKLHVQNKFPRDVVVRSELTAAGSAGDGYLLPELKLESKVRGVCFYVVTAFSAIFLFMLMLVGHPSVLLFDRYRRMFHHFVAKVWAALTVAPFYKIEFEGLENLPPPDTPAVYVSNHQSFLDIYTLLTLGRSFKFISKTGIFLFPIIGWAMFLLGVIPLKRMDSRSQLDCLKRCMDLIKKGASVFFFPEGTRSKDGKLGTFKKGAFSVAAKTNAPVVPISLIGTGQIMPAGKEGIVNLGSVKVVIHKPIVGKDPDMLCKEARKTIASVLTQS; from the exons ATGGAAGTTACTCCTCTCTCTTCCCCTTCTCCAATCCATCGTCTCCATCTCC GTCACAAAGAAGCGAGATTCTTGGCGGTGCCTTCTACCCTC TTGTGTACTCGTAGAGGAACAACAACTTATGTACACCCAATTTTGAGGACTTCACATAACTGTCAGT CTCCTCCATGTAGCTTGCAAGCAATCTCCAAGAAGCATGAAAATGTGTCGTGGTTATCTGTTAGTCCTAAATTGCATGTTCAGAATAAATTCCCGAGAGATGTAGTTGTAAGATCTGAACTTACTGCTGCTGGGTCTGCTGGAGATGGCTATTTGCTACCTG AGCTGAAATTGGAATCTAAAGTCAGGGgagtttgtttttatgttgTCACTGCCTTTTCtgccatatttctttttatgcTGATGCTGGTTGGGCATCCATCAGTGCTCCTGTTTGATCGCTACAGAAGAATGTTCCATCATTTTGTTGCCAAAGTATGGGCTGCACTGACTGTAGCGCCATTTTACAAAATTGAATTTGAGGGATTGGAGAATCTGCCACCTCCAGATACTCCTGCTGTGTATGTTTCGAATCATCAGAGTTTTCTAGACATATATACTCTTCTTACTTTAGGAAGAAGCTTTAAGTTCATAAGCAAGACTGGGATATTCCTCTTTCCAATAATTGGGTGGGCAATGTTTCTTTTGGGTGTCATCCCTTTGAAGCGCATGGACAGCCGAAGCCAGCTG GACTGTCTTAAACGATGCATGGATCTTATCAAGAAAGGAGcctctgtttttttctttccagaGGGAACACGCAGTAAAGATGGAAAGCTAGGCACATTCAAG AAGGGTGCTTTCAGTGTTGCTGCAAAGACAAATGCACCAGTTGTACCAATTTCCCTTATTGGAACTGGTCAAATCATGCCTGCAGGAAAGGAGGGTATAGTGAACCTAGGTTCTGTGAAAGTGGTTATTCATAAACCTATTGTTGGAAAGGATCCTGATATGTTATGCAAAGAAGCTAGGAAGACAATAGCAAGTGTGCTGACTCAGAGCTGA